In Thalassotalea fonticola, a single genomic region encodes these proteins:
- a CDS encoding dienelactone hydrolase family protein, giving the protein MSAIVVSDVFGKTSALISLCEELKVSIIVDPYNGVDMGFKSEAEAYAYFIENVGFNAYLAILQKTIESNYPNSILIGFSVGASAIWALSDKVSSNVVKHAICYYGSQIRNLTEVKPKFAIELVFPKSEPHFDVLELQSKLSKKQNVTAIKVAHLHGFMNYYSNNYNQVAYNEQLKLLCLHVS; this is encoded by the coding sequence ATGAGTGCAATCGTCGTATCAGATGTTTTCGGAAAAACTTCAGCATTAATAAGCCTGTGCGAAGAACTGAAAGTGAGCATCATTGTAGACCCTTATAATGGGGTAGATATGGGCTTTAAGAGTGAGGCTGAGGCATATGCGTATTTCATCGAGAACGTCGGGTTTAATGCCTATTTAGCGATATTACAAAAAACGATTGAATCAAACTATCCTAATAGCATTTTAATTGGCTTTAGCGTTGGAGCTTCGGCAATTTGGGCGCTATCTGACAAGGTATCATCTAATGTGGTAAAGCATGCCATTTGCTACTATGGCTCACAAATTAGAAATTTAACTGAGGTTAAGCCAAAGTTTGCAATTGAATTAGTATTTCCAAAAAGTGAGCCACATTTTGATGTTTTAGAGCTTCAATCTAAATTGTCTAAAAAGCAGAACGTAACAGCTATTAAAGTTGCTCACTTGCATGGTTTTATGAATTATTACTCAAACAATTACAATCAAGTAGCTTACAATGAGCAACTTAAGTTACTCTGTTTACATGTAAGTTAA
- a CDS encoding cupin domain-containing protein: MKNLNISLIISLVIFIALLSTSHANELADPLTAGWQGEKVCERLHEDEQQRILRCTFEPGVGHEKHFHKAHFGYALSGGKMRLTSANGIREVTLKTGSSYTSNGVEWHEVLNIGDTTVAYLIVEPKS, encoded by the coding sequence ATGAAAAATTTGAATATATCTTTAATAATATCGTTGGTTATATTTATTGCTTTGCTATCAACGAGCCATGCTAATGAATTAGCTGATCCACTTACCGCCGGCTGGCAAGGTGAGAAAGTATGTGAACGGCTACACGAAGATGAACAACAACGTATACTGCGCTGCACATTTGAACCGGGTGTTGGCCATGAAAAACATTTTCACAAAGCACACTTTGGTTATGCCCTATCGGGTGGAAAAATGCGGTTAACATCTGCTAATGGAATCCGGGAAGTAACATTAAAAACTGGCAGCAGTTATACTTCGAATGGGGTTGAATGGCATGAAGTATTAAATATTGGTGATACAACGGTTGCATATTTAATTGTCGAACCAAAATCTTGA
- a CDS encoding RidA family protein, producing the protein MKKLVGSDSHLEESIGFSRACRIGDYISVSGTAPISKGETVHIGDVYSQTKYCLELSILAVEEAGGNIQDVIRTRIMLTDISRWKEAAQAHGELFSAIKPACTFVEIKRFIDKQWLVETEVDCVVTPLKSTSTGE; encoded by the coding sequence ATGAAAAAACTCGTTGGTTCAGATTCACACCTCGAAGAGTCCATTGGATTTTCTCGTGCTTGTAGAATTGGTGATTATATCTCGGTTTCTGGTACCGCCCCCATAAGCAAAGGTGAAACAGTTCATATTGGTGACGTATATAGCCAAACAAAATATTGTCTTGAGCTGTCTATCTTAGCTGTAGAAGAAGCTGGCGGAAATATTCAAGATGTGATCAGAACGCGAATAATGCTTACTGACATATCTCGTTGGAAAGAAGCTGCACAAGCACATGGAGAATTATTCTCTGCAATTAAACCGGCTTGTACCTTCGTTGAGATAAAACGATTCATTGATAAACAATGGTTAGTGGAAACCGAGGTTGATTGTGTAGTAACACCATTAAAATCAACGTCAACAGGAGAGTAA
- a CDS encoding LysE family translocator encodes MSSGNYLALFGAMLLLAIVPGPAVFAVIARSFSSGFSRGLLMIIGITLGDFVFILLALFGLSAIAEVMGTAFFILKYVSAAYLLWLGINLIRSKASSLELDASDESSFLSNLMTGLLINLGNPKAILFYIALFPAFINVNQVVAIDVLIIMGVAALAFGSVNVFYALLAVRAKKMFKSPNATSVINKTAGTMMVSTGALIAIKA; translated from the coding sequence GTGTCATCAGGTAATTATTTAGCATTATTTGGAGCAATGCTGTTACTGGCTATTGTACCAGGCCCTGCTGTTTTTGCGGTAATTGCTCGATCTTTTTCTTCAGGTTTTAGTCGCGGGCTATTAATGATTATAGGTATAACTTTAGGCGATTTTGTCTTCATCCTGCTTGCTTTATTTGGTTTGTCGGCAATTGCTGAAGTTATGGGGACAGCATTTTTTATTCTTAAATACGTAAGTGCAGCATATCTATTATGGTTAGGAATTAACTTAATTAGATCTAAAGCCAGCTCTTTAGAACTTGATGCTTCTGATGAATCTTCCTTCCTTTCTAATCTAATGACCGGCTTGCTAATAAATTTAGGTAATCCCAAGGCTATTTTATTTTATATCGCGTTATTTCCTGCATTTATAAATGTTAACCAAGTGGTTGCAATAGATGTATTAATAATCATGGGCGTTGCAGCACTCGCTTTTGGCAGTGTAAATGTATTTTATGCGCTATTAGCGGTTAGAGCTAAAAAAATGTTTAAGTCACCAAATGCTACATCAGTAATAAATAAAACGGCGGGCACAATGATGGTTTCAACCGGAGCATTGATTGCTATTAAGGCATAG
- a CDS encoding DUF3291 domain-containing protein, whose protein sequence is MHLAQLNIAKAKYQLDAPEIKEFIDNLDPVNELAEQSDGFIWRLKDESGDATDIQAFSDPNIIVNMSIWESVDALKNFMFRTHHKDFLRRKKEWFHKLPEDSYVLWWVPVGSVPSIEEAIDRLTYLRANGDTPYAFTFKSNFNAAEVNEAGL, encoded by the coding sequence ATGCACTTAGCACAATTAAATATCGCGAAAGCTAAATACCAATTAGATGCACCAGAAATTAAAGAGTTTATTGATAACTTAGATCCAGTAAATGAATTAGCCGAACAGAGTGATGGTTTTATTTGGCGGTTAAAAGATGAAAGCGGTGACGCAACAGATATTCAAGCTTTTTCAGATCCCAATATTATTGTAAACATGTCTATTTGGGAATCAGTTGATGCCCTTAAAAACTTTATGTTTAGAACGCACCATAAAGATTTTCTTCGTCGTAAAAAAGAGTGGTTTCATAAGTTACCCGAAGACAGTTATGTATTATGGTGGGTGCCAGTTGGATCGGTTCCAAGTATTGAGGAAGCAATTGATCGTTTAACTTACTTACGTGCCAATGGTGATACTCCTTATGCGTTTACTTTTAAAAGTAACTTCAATGCTGCTGAAGTAAACGAAGCTGGCTTATGA
- a CDS encoding GNAT family N-acetyltransferase, whose amino-acid sequence MDIRIGELRNKAVITLLEEHHQDMLSHSPPESVHALDLGALEQRDVTFWSLWINQELAGIGALKELDKEHGEIKSMRTSKHHLRKGIARILLEHIIKQANERSYKKLSLETGTMEAFLPAQKLYQRFGFVECGPFGNYQEDPYSMFMSKNIV is encoded by the coding sequence ATGGATATTCGTATTGGAGAATTAAGAAATAAAGCGGTTATTACTCTATTAGAAGAGCATCATCAGGATATGTTGTCGCATTCTCCTCCTGAAAGTGTGCACGCATTAGACTTAGGTGCGCTTGAACAGCGAGATGTGACGTTTTGGAGTCTATGGATTAATCAAGAATTAGCAGGTATTGGTGCTTTAAAAGAACTCGACAAAGAACACGGCGAAATAAAGTCGATGCGCACGTCAAAGCATCATTTGCGCAAGGGTATTGCCCGCATATTACTGGAGCATATTATCAAACAGGCAAATGAGCGCTCATATAAAAAATTAAGCCTGGAAACTGGCACTATGGAAGCCTTTTTACCGGCGCAAAAACTTTATCAGCGATTCGGGTTTGTAGAGTGTGGTCCATTTGGTAATTATCAAGAAGATCCTTACAGTATGTTTATGTCAAAAAATATTGTATAA
- a CDS encoding response regulator transcription factor yields the protein MFLPDKVIIADDHPLFRRALLETLKERLATTNWLQAETVEELDALLKQNTDADLLLLDLNIPGAHGFNTLIHVRNHFPQIPVVVVSAYEDSDTINKAMSYGAAGFVPKSTDVGTIFTAINQVLAGELWTPESLNDGTANDSKAEMAERIASLTQQQYKILLMFAEGLLNKQIAYDLNVSEATIKAHATAIFRKLNVRNRTQAVICLGQLDLTEGEFTQELTQ from the coding sequence ATGTTTTTACCAGATAAAGTGATTATAGCTGATGATCACCCTTTGTTTCGACGAGCATTGTTAGAAACATTAAAGGAAAGATTAGCTACTACTAATTGGTTACAAGCCGAAACTGTAGAAGAGCTCGACGCATTATTAAAACAAAACACTGACGCTGATCTTTTGCTTTTAGATTTGAACATTCCAGGTGCTCATGGTTTCAATACCCTAATTCATGTTCGTAATCATTTTCCACAAATCCCGGTTGTTGTTGTATCTGCTTATGAAGACAGTGACACCATTAATAAAGCGATGAGTTATGGCGCTGCGGGGTTTGTACCAAAATCTACCGATGTTGGTACTATTTTCACTGCGATAAATCAGGTTTTAGCGGGTGAACTATGGACACCTGAGTCATTAAATGATGGTACGGCTAATGACAGTAAAGCTGAAATGGCAGAGCGTATTGCTAGCCTTACCCAGCAACAATATAAAATTTTGTTAATGTTTGCCGAAGGCTTATTAAATAAACAAATCGCTTATGATTTAAATGTGTCAGAAGCTACCATCAAAGCTCATGCGACTGCGATTTTTAGAAAATTAAATGTTCGTAACCGCACACAAGCGGTCATTTGTCTAGGGCAATTAGATTTAACCGAAGGTGAGTTCACCCAAGAACTTACTCAATAA
- a CDS encoding GFA family protein, translated as MNVTGQCQCGAIHYQIKGELLATLMCYCTECHKVSAGYGTMTVLIDQHDFHLTKGALKVWQRSSDSGNINRAYFCGDCGNRIYHQNPNKPDIIRLKTGTLANSANYTPKAHLWLKSAPDWVLIPKNTLTFQTQPLLADLLALIKER; from the coding sequence ATGAATGTTACTGGTCAATGCCAATGTGGTGCCATCCACTATCAAATTAAAGGTGAATTGTTAGCAACGTTGATGTGCTACTGCACCGAATGCCATAAGGTATCTGCAGGCTATGGCACTATGACAGTGCTGATAGATCAACATGATTTCCACCTTACTAAAGGAGCTTTGAAAGTTTGGCAGCGTAGCTCAGATAGCGGAAATATTAATCGAGCATATTTTTGTGGTGATTGTGGTAACCGTATATATCATCAAAACCCCAATAAACCCGATATTATTCGCCTTAAAACAGGAACATTAGCAAACTCTGCCAACTATACACCGAAAGCTCACTTATGGCTTAAAAGTGCTCCTGACTGGGTATTAATCCCCAAAAATACCCTAACGTTTCAAACACAGCCTCTGTTGGCCGATTTACTCGCTTTAATAAAAGAGCGCTAA
- a CDS encoding GDCCVxC domain-containing (seleno)protein has product MSKLILDSEITCPKCDFKKTETMPTDACQYFYECSHCHTILKPLHGDCCVFCSFGTVKCPPIQQGNSCCD; this is encoded by the coding sequence ATGAGTAAATTAATTCTAGATTCTGAAATTACCTGTCCTAAGTGTGATTTTAAAAAAACTGAAACCATGCCTACTGATGCATGTCAGTATTTTTATGAATGCAGCCATTGTCATACTATTCTTAAGCCATTGCATGGTGATTGTTGTGTGTTTTGTTCATTTGGCACTGTTAAATGCCCACCAATTCAGCAAGGCAATAGTTGTTGTGATTAA
- a CDS encoding GNAT family N-acetyltransferase, whose product MISGYKISSNTKDMDIGVIHDYISRSYWAENIPLNTMAKAIDNSLCFGAFTEQGAQVGFARLVTDSATFAYLADVFVLEQHRGKGISKWLMQTIIQHPDLQGLRRIALATSDAHKLYEQFGFEPLASPNLFMELHQPNVYK is encoded by the coding sequence TTGATCTCAGGTTATAAAATTAGTTCAAATACCAAAGACATGGATATTGGCGTTATTCATGATTATATCTCACGTTCATATTGGGCTGAAAATATTCCGTTGAACACTATGGCAAAAGCGATAGATAACTCGTTATGTTTTGGTGCCTTTACTGAACAGGGGGCACAAGTTGGTTTTGCTCGTTTGGTTACCGATTCTGCTACATTCGCCTATCTTGCTGATGTGTTTGTATTAGAGCAACATAGGGGAAAAGGAATAAGCAAGTGGCTAATGCAAACCATTATCCAACATCCTGACTTACAAGGGTTACGCCGTATAGCCTTAGCAACCAGTGACGCACACAAACTCTATGAACAGTTTGGCTTTGAACCTTTAGCTTCACCAAATTTATTTATGGAATTACATCAACCCAATGTTTATAAGTAG
- a CDS encoding glutathione S-transferase family protein — MYQLYYYPLNASMAPHFVLEALNVDFELILVDRKNNAQKSKDYLALNPAGRIPSLIDNELVIFESPAICIHLAESNPCANLIPKVGDKLRAKFFQWMMYLTNTVQAELMVYFYPQNHTTNTALAPSIVSAQENRITEMFELLDNELENKEFLVGQTVTVCDYFLFMLAVWADEFKKPPLAFHNLAKYLCNLAKHDAIITVCEKEQLSLLDYR, encoded by the coding sequence TTGTACCAATTATACTATTATCCGCTAAATGCCAGTATGGCGCCTCATTTCGTACTAGAAGCATTAAACGTTGATTTTGAATTGATCTTGGTTGATCGAAAGAATAACGCGCAAAAGTCTAAGGACTACTTAGCACTAAATCCAGCAGGCAGAATTCCTTCCTTAATAGACAATGAATTGGTGATTTTTGAAAGCCCGGCGATTTGTATCCATCTAGCAGAATCTAACCCGTGTGCAAATTTAATACCCAAGGTAGGTGATAAATTAAGAGCCAAGTTCTTCCAGTGGATGATGTATTTAACAAATACGGTACAAGCTGAATTAATGGTTTATTTTTATCCTCAAAATCATACAACCAATACAGCGTTAGCCCCCAGCATTGTTAGCGCACAAGAAAATAGAATAACAGAGATGTTTGAGCTCTTAGACAATGAACTGGAAAATAAAGAGTTTTTAGTTGGTCAAACCGTTACAGTCTGCGATTATTTTCTGTTTATGTTGGCGGTATGGGCAGATGAATTTAAAAAACCGCCACTGGCATTTCATAACCTTGCCAAGTACCTTTGTAATTTAGCTAAACATGATGCAATTATCACTGTTTGCGAAAAAGAACAACTGAGCTTACTCGATTATCGGTAA
- a CDS encoding MBL fold metallo-hydrolase, whose amino-acid sequence MRQILLSGIILFSTGCSSIQTVDARDKSNNSFKVTGSILQEKKWIHGASDCTTNTDPAIEVFRYEQASYILRQNKCLNFEAPFIYVLFGDEKIVVLDTGATESAQEFPIYKTIKSLIAEHSNLDGNTNRELLVIHSHSHSDHYSGDEQFKGQANITLVEPNADAVAKFFTFNESGELNIDLGGRELTIISTPGHQEEAISVYDNQTKWLLTGDTFYPGYVYVKNWNTYKNSIAKLVEFSSTHEVSAVLGAHIEMTDKAGEYYPIGTTYQPNESSLVLTAEDLAALHTQLQESDEKHKVIFAKFIVVPMSLFQKTLSNIARWLTQ is encoded by the coding sequence ATGAGACAGATATTACTTTCAGGGATAATCCTTTTCTCGACAGGTTGTAGCTCTATACAAACTGTAGATGCCAGAGATAAGTCTAACAATAGTTTTAAGGTTACAGGCTCAATATTACAAGAAAAGAAATGGATTCATGGTGCCTCTGACTGTACAACGAACACTGATCCAGCAATTGAAGTTTTTCGTTACGAACAAGCAAGCTACATACTTCGTCAAAATAAGTGCTTAAACTTTGAAGCTCCTTTTATCTATGTGCTCTTTGGTGATGAGAAAATTGTTGTTCTAGATACCGGTGCAACTGAAAGTGCGCAGGAATTCCCAATATATAAGACGATTAAATCGTTAATTGCGGAGCATTCAAACCTTGATGGAAATACAAATCGAGAGTTATTGGTTATTCACTCTCATAGTCACAGTGATCACTATTCAGGGGATGAACAGTTCAAAGGGCAAGCCAATATTACTCTGGTAGAGCCAAATGCTGATGCCGTAGCTAAATTTTTTACTTTTAATGAAAGTGGTGAACTGAATATTGATTTGGGCGGGCGAGAATTAACCATAATTTCAACGCCAGGTCATCAAGAGGAAGCTATTTCCGTTTACGATAACCAAACAAAATGGCTACTTACCGGCGATACTTTTTATCCAGGTTATGTATACGTTAAAAATTGGAATACGTACAAAAATAGTATTGCTAAGTTAGTCGAATTTTCCAGTACGCATGAAGTAAGCGCTGTATTGGGGGCGCATATTGAGATGACCGATAAAGCAGGCGAATATTATCCAATCGGCACAACTTACCAACCTAATGAGTCTTCTCTTGTTTTAACGGCTGAAGACTTAGCTGCGTTACATACACAGCTGCAAGAATCGGATGAAAAGCATAAAGTTATATTTGCTAAATTCATTGTTGTTCCAATGAGTTTATTTCAAAAAACACTCAGTAATATTGCCCGGTGGTTAACGCAATAA
- a CDS encoding GFA family protein, translating into MYSGKCLCGEVQIKINGKISDIIHCHCSLCRKNSGTAFATNGFINSAEFEITTGEKSLSTFSFKPGRNRHFCSKCGSPVYSSNEQDPTRFRIRLGILDSDITERPISHNFVTSKANWEDLGANLPRYNSFEPSRN; encoded by the coding sequence ATGTATAGTGGAAAATGTTTGTGCGGAGAAGTGCAGATAAAAATAAATGGCAAGATAAGTGATATTATTCATTGTCACTGTTCTTTGTGTAGAAAAAATAGCGGCACAGCATTTGCCACCAATGGGTTTATAAATTCAGCTGAGTTTGAAATTACTACAGGCGAAAAAAGCCTAAGTACTTTTTCATTTAAACCTGGTCGAAATAGGCACTTTTGTTCAAAATGTGGCTCTCCTGTTTACAGCTCGAATGAACAAGATCCAACTCGCTTTAGAATAAGATTAGGTATTCTCGACTCCGACATAACAGAACGGCCAATTTCACATAATTTTGTCACCTCAAAAGCTAATTGGGAAGATCTTGGTGCGAACCTACCAAGGTACAATTCATTTGAGCCTAGCAGAAACTAG
- a CDS encoding hybrid sensor histidine kinase/response regulator produces the protein MFHNWQLVIIALAYIGLLFVIAYLGDKYRHKIFGKSQAIVYALTLGVYCTSWSFLGTTGQTATNIFSHIPIYLGPILLFMFAWPFIKRIIRVSLKLNLTSIADLLSSRFGKSHNLAILVTMVALIGTLPYMALQLKAIVYSFELLQIKQEVSNWQLGLITSITMAGFTIFFGIRNIDVTERHPGVMLAIAFESLIKIIAFVAIAIFVCFFLFDSPSDLWKQANVDINQQFNWPNISSMLGMLVIVMAAFLSLPRQFQVMIVELKDKKDTRFARRIFPFYLLIFAVLAIPLGLAGHLLFNGSIAADAYVLMLPVKNQQVWLASLTFLGAISAASSMIIISAIALSTMLSNEIVFPLLFRRNNQQGNDYERFRLKLLNIRKLLVLIIILMGYGAFLLASDDTLASLGAIAFGCIAQLTPALIAAFYWRHASLTGVYSGIATGFSLWFLLNLLPNLGFYDQSIFLGELSNNTTATLISFASNIFVMWSISLLSRQNVHERVQAAFFNEDIEDFELPTLKKKQITGSELQLLISRFIGEEKASVSFASFEQKHASLQLDEKQLHQSLINHCENTLGTVMGSASARLVINSAMQGRNINLNELAQLVEETSTQQQQDNQHLLQSAIENASEGFSIIDSQLNLVAWNKRYLELFNYPEDMVYAGCKIERLIRYNAEQGLCGQGEIEQQVSRRLHYLRNGSSHTSERQLATGQIIRIEGSPLPDGGFVMIFKNITAFRETEMVLKAENLDLESIVTERTQKLELVNQQLAVAREKSEQAHLKKSQYLKAISHDLMQPLEAARLFTSALADQNKLNDSQKRQVQNIDHSLKVANDLLINLAEVARIESGNISPNIEVFCLADLLKQLEQEFSASADEYQIELKVFDSEYWVKSDKHLLRRILQNLLTNAFRYASPGRVVLAVQLESEQLKIQVVDDGPGIAEDKQQLVFEQFTQLDNGKNHASNGLGLGLNITRSLSQILGHTLHLVSEPDCGCNFSISVPKAEPISQAEQAPTQQIGLQGVSVLCIDNDPKVLEGMLALLTAWQCKVYGASGTKEAKEVFSRHNDEIEILLVDYQLDNNDNGIDLIKELRVLGQRQIPAILITATTDPDIENKTSKANVGYMRKMVKPAALRAMMSAMLTSILKANYMPKQ, from the coding sequence ATGTTTCACAATTGGCAATTAGTCATTATCGCATTAGCCTATATTGGTTTATTATTCGTCATTGCATATTTAGGTGACAAATATCGCCACAAAATATTTGGCAAGAGCCAAGCCATTGTTTATGCCTTAACCTTAGGTGTTTATTGTACGTCATGGAGCTTCCTAGGCACCACAGGGCAAACAGCTACAAATATCTTTTCACATATACCGATTTACCTTGGGCCAATATTGTTATTTATGTTTGCCTGGCCGTTTATCAAACGAATTATCCGAGTAAGTTTAAAATTAAACCTAACCTCAATTGCCGATTTACTGTCTTCACGTTTTGGTAAATCACACAATTTAGCAATATTAGTGACTATGGTCGCCTTAATTGGTACTTTGCCTTATATGGCGCTGCAACTTAAAGCCATTGTTTATTCCTTTGAGTTGTTACAAATTAAGCAAGAAGTTAGTAACTGGCAGCTAGGTTTAATCACCTCAATTACCATGGCCGGTTTCACCATTTTTTTTGGTATTCGCAACATTGATGTAACCGAACGTCACCCGGGGGTAATGTTAGCGATTGCCTTTGAATCATTAATCAAAATCATTGCCTTTGTGGCTATTGCTATATTTGTCTGTTTTTTCCTGTTTGACTCACCATCAGACCTTTGGAAACAGGCTAATGTAGATATAAATCAACAATTTAATTGGCCTAACATATCTTCAATGCTAGGCATGCTAGTAATTGTTATGGCGGCATTTTTATCTTTACCGCGTCAGTTTCAGGTGATGATAGTTGAACTTAAAGATAAGAAAGACACCCGTTTTGCGCGCCGAATATTCCCTTTTTATCTACTAATTTTTGCTGTTTTGGCTATCCCACTAGGTTTAGCTGGGCATTTGCTTTTTAACGGCAGTATTGCTGCTGATGCTTATGTGTTAATGCTACCGGTAAAAAATCAGCAAGTATGGCTTGCGTCACTGACTTTTTTAGGCGCAATTTCTGCTGCCAGTTCAATGATCATTATTTCTGCTATCGCCTTAAGTACGATGCTCAGTAATGAAATTGTTTTTCCTTTACTGTTTCGCCGCAACAATCAGCAGGGCAATGATTATGAGCGCTTTCGTCTAAAACTACTAAACATTAGAAAGTTATTAGTTTTGATCATAATTTTAATGGGTTATGGAGCATTTCTACTAGCCTCTGATGATACGCTTGCGTCATTAGGTGCCATTGCTTTTGGTTGTATTGCCCAACTTACTCCGGCGTTAATTGCTGCATTTTATTGGCGCCATGCCAGTTTAACGGGTGTTTATAGTGGTATTGCTACTGGCTTTTCCTTGTGGTTTCTATTAAACCTGCTGCCTAATTTAGGTTTTTATGATCAATCGATATTTCTCGGCGAATTATCAAACAACACTACCGCTACCTTGATCAGTTTTGCCAGCAATATTTTTGTTATGTGGTCAATATCTTTATTAAGCCGACAAAATGTGCATGAACGCGTACAAGCAGCATTTTTTAACGAAGATATTGAGGATTTTGAATTACCAACGCTTAAGAAAAAACAAATCACTGGCTCTGAATTACAGCTATTGATCTCGCGCTTTATTGGTGAAGAAAAAGCCAGCGTCAGCTTTGCTAGTTTTGAACAAAAACATGCTTCCTTACAACTGGATGAAAAACAACTGCACCAGTCTTTAATAAATCACTGTGAAAATACGTTAGGCACAGTAATGGGCTCAGCTTCTGCGCGACTAGTAATTAATTCGGCTATGCAAGGCAGAAACATCAATTTAAATGAGCTGGCGCAATTAGTTGAAGAAACATCAACACAGCAGCAGCAGGATAACCAGCACTTATTACAAAGTGCGATAGAGAATGCCAGTGAAGGTTTTTCAATTATTGACAGCCAACTTAATTTAGTCGCCTGGAACAAGCGCTATCTTGAGTTGTTTAACTACCCTGAAGATATGGTGTATGCCGGTTGCAAAATTGAACGATTAATTCGCTATAATGCCGAACAAGGGTTGTGTGGGCAAGGTGAAATAGAGCAGCAAGTAAGCCGACGATTACACTATTTACGTAACGGTAGCTCACATACATCAGAGCGACAACTGGCAACAGGGCAAATAATTCGCATCGAAGGTAGCCCTTTGCCTGACGGCGGTTTTGTTATGATTTTTAAAAATATAACCGCGTTTCGTGAAACAGAAATGGTACTAAAAGCAGAAAACCTGGACTTAGAGTCTATAGTTACTGAACGCACCCAAAAACTTGAATTGGTAAATCAACAATTAGCTGTTGCCCGAGAAAAATCTGAACAAGCCCACCTTAAAAAGAGCCAATATTTGAAAGCGATTAGTCATGATTTAATGCAACCGCTGGAAGCTGCACGGTTATTCACTTCGGCATTAGCGGATCAAAATAAGCTCAATGATAGCCAAAAACGGCAAGTTCAGAATATTGATCATTCGTTAAAAGTGGCCAACGATTTATTAATAAACCTGGCGGAAGTTGCCCGCATTGAAAGCGGTAATATTAGCCCGAATATTGAGGTTTTTTGTCTGGCTGATTTACTCAAGCAATTAGAACAAGAATTTTCGGCTTCGGCTGATGAATATCAAATAGAGCTTAAAGTGTTTGATAGTGAATATTGGGTGAAATCCGATAAGCATTTATTACGCAGAATATTACAAAATTTACTCACCAATGCCTTTCGATATGCAAGTCCTGGGCGAGTTGTACTGGCGGTACAATTAGAAAGTGAGCAATTAAAAATACAAGTTGTTGATGATGGTCCAGGCATAGCTGAAGACAAGCAACAATTAGTCTTTGAACAGTTTACCCAATTGGATAACGGTAAGAATCATGCCAGCAATGGTTTAGGGTTAGGCTTAAACATAACCAGGTCTTTATCACAAATACTTGGCCATACCTTGCATTTAGTCTCTGAGCCAGATTGCGGTTGTAATTTCTCTATTTCAGTGCCCAAAGCAGAGCCAATCTCACAAGCAGAGCAGGCACCTACTCAACAAATTGGCTTACAAGGTGTTTCTGTCTTGTGTATCGACAACGATCCAAAAGTGCTTGAAGGTATGTTAGCACTATTAACAGCATGGCAATGTAAAGTTTATGGTGCAAGTGGCACGAAAGAAGCAAAAGAAGTGTTCAGTCGCCATAATGATGAAATTGAAATATTACTTGTTGATTATCAACTCGACAATAATGATAACGGCATTGATTTAATCAAAGAGTTGCGGGTGTTGGGACAGCGTCAGATACCTGCTATTTTAATTACCGCCACCACCGACCCAGACATCGAGAATAAAACATCAAAGGCCAATGTAGGGTATATGCGTAAGATGGTAAAACCGGCCGCCCTTAGAGCAATGATGAGCGCCATGTTGACCAGTATATTAAAAGCTAACTACATGCCGAAGCAATAA